Proteins found in one Oncorhynchus tshawytscha isolate Ot180627B linkage group LG25, Otsh_v2.0, whole genome shotgun sequence genomic segment:
- the LOC112224444 gene encoding forkhead box protein L3, producing MKQSYNSQCGSVDMFDNSQYPYNCFNYDGDGYPSCSTDEDKKMCRPAYSYIALIAMAIQQSPEHRVTLSGIYEFIMKRFPYYRSNQRAWQNSIRHNLSLNSCFIKVPRTEGNEKGKGNYWTFATGCESMLDLFENGNFRRRRRRRNMKMGFREPGEPFLPVDNNKNNNINNQHGGSTRRSDPNPNPKPDSFCPISPDHRPGHHTPLNPNQQDKPEPEIKFSIDYILSTPNPPLPGFRPPRSGTTVAPINALEPQHLNLHFWTM from the exons ATGAAGCAGTCCTATAATAGCCAGTGTGGAAGTGTAGACATGTTTGATAACTCGCAGTATCCATATAACTGCTTCAACTATGATGGAGATGGATACCCTTCCTGCAGCACGGATGAAGACAAGAAGATGTGTCGACCCGCTTACAG TTACATAGCATTGATAGCCATGGCCATCCAGCAGAGTCCAGAGCACCGGGTCACCTTGTCAGGGATCTACGAGTTCATCATGAAACGCTTTCCATACTACAG GTCTAACCAGAGAGCATGGCAAAACTCCATacgacacaacctctctctcaacagcTGCTTCATTAAG GTTCCCCGTACGGAGGGAAACGAGAAGGGGAAAGGCAACTACTGGACATTCGCCACTGGCTGTGAGTCCATGCTTGACCTCTTCGAGAACGGCAACTTTCGGCGTCGCCGGCGCCGACGCAACATGAAAATGGGTTTCAGAGAGCCTGGGGAGCCTTTCCTCCCAGTAGACAATAACAAGAACAATAACATCAACAACCAACACGGCGGCTCCACCCGGCGGTccgatcctaaccctaaccccaaaccagACTCCTTCTGCCCCATCAGCCCTGACCACAGACCAGGTCACCACACCCCCCTCAACCCAAACCAGCAGGATAAACCAGAACCGGAGATTAAATTCAGTATTGACTACATCCTCTCCACTCCCAACCCCCCTCTGCCAGGCTTCAGACCTCCACGTAGTGGTACAACAGTGGCCCCCATAAACGCTCTGGAGCCCCAACACCTGAACCTGCACTTCTGGACCATGTGA